The following coding sequences are from one Spirochaeta lutea window:
- a CDS encoding VWA domain-containing protein, whose protein sequence is MHHCPFAHDELPLPEPARIFLEDNLIRMFSQEPPGASASEEAEFYQPVLQAFQPWISQIREALGQNPDAVIRTAHDTVSYIGEILNTSGLTDHIHTLHHQLEDEQALVTDPHLSISQRARKSLALDRKKAVLVEGIRRGLIRVLFRSLPRYLEDLTAAAMLYRKSSQSMRNAFGMSSGLWDLEPGVWQRFPSDTLEDAAAMLSLHPSIQELTDSLGRRAVESLPPQKHPPDILHEPETALGKSELVGITQGSSLEDLLPRELSFLANPATGGLFVRDYAEQRLVMYEYKTRIPPKNPPRQIFGVDNREQRLGPFILCIDTSGSMAGQPEQVAKALSLAVLRRAINKGRRVCLVSFSDVATARLIQPRGEEGKPQGLEDYLEFLQHSFRGGTDLRPALEEAISTIRTKGWQGADLLIVSDFRVPKIMIKKSGKLRAVQEEFGTRVHALSIGQFPIEDSYNLFDSRWLFRITRHGAAQGIEETS, encoded by the coding sequence GTGCACCACTGTCCCTTTGCCCATGACGAGCTTCCCCTGCCTGAACCGGCTCGGATTTTTCTGGAAGACAATCTCATACGCATGTTCTCCCAGGAGCCTCCCGGGGCCTCGGCTTCCGAGGAAGCAGAGTTCTACCAGCCGGTGCTTCAGGCATTCCAGCCCTGGATCAGCCAGATTCGGGAGGCTCTGGGGCAGAATCCCGACGCGGTCATTCGTACCGCCCATGATACGGTAAGCTACATCGGTGAAATCCTTAATACCTCGGGTCTGACAGACCACATCCACACCCTGCACCACCAACTGGAGGACGAACAGGCCCTGGTAACCGACCCCCATCTATCCATCAGCCAACGAGCCCGGAAATCCCTCGCTCTGGACCGGAAAAAAGCGGTCCTCGTGGAGGGTATTCGCAGGGGATTGATACGGGTCTTGTTCCGGAGCCTGCCCCGGTATTTAGAGGATTTGACTGCTGCCGCCATGCTCTACCGCAAGAGCAGCCAGAGTATGCGCAACGCCTTCGGTATGTCCTCGGGACTCTGGGACCTGGAACCCGGGGTTTGGCAGCGCTTCCCCTCCGACACCCTAGAAGATGCAGCAGCTATGCTTTCTCTCCACCCGAGTATTCAAGAGCTCACCGATAGCCTGGGCCGCCGGGCAGTAGAATCTCTTCCACCCCAAAAGCACCCCCCGGACATCCTCCATGAACCAGAAACCGCCCTGGGCAAGAGCGAACTGGTGGGAATTACCCAGGGCAGCAGCTTGGAGGATCTCCTGCCCCGGGAGCTCTCCTTTTTGGCGAACCCGGCCACCGGAGGCCTGTTTGTACGGGATTATGCAGAGCAACGCCTGGTGATGTACGAATATAAGACCAGGATTCCCCCTAAGAATCCCCCCCGGCAGATATTCGGGGTTGATAACCGGGAACAGCGCCTGGGGCCTTTTATTCTCTGCATAGACACCTCCGGATCCATGGCGGGCCAGCCGGAGCAGGTTGCCAAGGCCCTGAGTCTGGCGGTGCTCCGCCGGGCCATCAACAAGGGACGAAGGGTCTGCCTGGTTAGTTTTTCGGATGTCGCCACAGCCAGGCTTATCCAGCCCCGGGGAGAGGAGGGAAAGCCCCAGGGATTAGAGGATTATCTGGAGTTCCTTCAGCACAGCTTTCGGGGCGGAACAGATTTACGCCCCGCCCTGGAGGAGGCGATTTCCACAATCCGTACCAAGGGCTGGCAGGGTGCGGACCTTCTAATCGTTTCAGATTTCCGGGTACCCAAGATAATGATTAAAAAAAGCGGAAAATTACGGGCTGTTCAAGAGGAATTCGGTACCCGGGTTCATGCCCTGTCCATCGGTCAGTTTCCCATCGAGGACAGCTATAACCTCTTCGACAGCCGTTGGCTGTTCCGAATTACCCGTCACGGCGCAGCTCAAGGAATCGAAGAGACGAGTTAG
- a CDS encoding ASCH domain-containing protein: protein MNSMQIQKAVRLWQEYQRVTGTPSGTEGNSVQAEADSQPFQIWGFGDGPPLADELLELVMNGKKQATAGLFWSYEAEGEALPTPGDYHVITDGSNTPRCIIRTTRVQILPFQEVPEDFARREGEGDGSLDFWRRVHWEFFTRECRELRREPDPTMKVVCQDFQLVFPIPGIV from the coding sequence ATGAACTCAATGCAGATCCAAAAGGCTGTCCGTCTTTGGCAGGAATACCAAAGGGTGACAGGAACCCCCTCCGGCACCGAAGGAAATTCCGTACAGGCCGAGGCCGACTCCCAGCCCTTCCAGATTTGGGGGTTCGGGGACGGCCCGCCCCTGGCTGATGAACTGCTTGAGTTGGTCATGAATGGTAAGAAGCAGGCTACCGCAGGGCTGTTTTGGAGCTACGAGGCCGAGGGAGAGGCGTTGCCTACCCCCGGGGATTACCACGTTATCACTGACGGGAGCAACACACCCCGATGTATCATCCGGACCACCAGGGTTCAGATTCTACCCTTTCAGGAGGTTCCCGAGGATTTTGCCCGCCGGGAGGGAGAGGGAGACGGATCTCTGGACTTCTGGCGCCGGGTGCATTGGGAGTTTTTTACCAGAGAATGCCGGGAACTCCGCCGGGAACCGGATCCCACCATGAAGGTGGTCTGCCAGGATTTCCAGCTGGTGTTCCCGATACCAGGTATAGTGTAG
- the epsC gene encoding serine O-acetyltransferase EpsC, whose protein sequence is MRSRTLTSLPRDAQIITMNQQIIELTDAFLQSYRDIGGINHLDGPNLPSRLGIQTIISDLESLIFPGFKTEEALDPQNLKFTTAEKLNRVIRNLSTEITRSLCFERRLNGESYCIHHSLSKEVNQCRKESEQLAMEVLTEIPRLRGLVQGDVEAAFAGDPASRSREEVILSYPGVEAIMIHRVAHELWVRRVPLIPRMMSEVIHGKTGIDIHPGAQIGERFFIDHATGVVIGETCEIGSHVKIYQGVTLGALSVAKEKAGTKRHPTIEDDVTIYAGATILGGKTVIGKGSTIGGNVWITSSVPAGSKIYNKASDYITMNSFDYIPDFQI, encoded by the coding sequence ATGAGGTCAAGAACCTTGACATCCCTCCCCAGGGATGCACAGATTATAACCATGAACCAGCAGATTATCGAATTAACCGATGCCTTCCTTCAAAGCTACCGGGATATCGGGGGAATAAACCACCTGGACGGCCCGAACCTGCCCAGCAGACTCGGCATTCAGACCATCATATCCGATTTGGAGAGCCTCATTTTCCCGGGGTTCAAAACAGAGGAGGCCCTGGATCCTCAAAACCTTAAGTTTACTACGGCGGAGAAACTCAACCGGGTTATTCGGAACCTGAGCACAGAGATAACCCGCAGCCTCTGTTTCGAACGCCGGTTGAACGGCGAGAGCTATTGTATTCACCATAGTCTGAGCAAAGAGGTCAACCAGTGCAGGAAGGAAAGCGAACAGCTTGCCATGGAGGTACTTACGGAGATTCCCCGGCTTCGGGGGCTGGTTCAGGGGGATGTGGAGGCCGCCTTCGCCGGAGACCCCGCCAGCCGAAGCAGAGAAGAGGTAATCCTGAGTTATCCCGGGGTGGAGGCGATAATGATCCACCGGGTTGCCCATGAGTTATGGGTCCGCCGGGTTCCCCTCATTCCGCGGATGATGAGCGAGGTGATTCATGGCAAAACGGGAATTGATATCCATCCCGGGGCGCAGATCGGGGAACGGTTCTTCATAGACCACGCCACGGGGGTTGTCATCGGCGAGACCTGCGAAATAGGCAGCCATGTGAAGATCTACCAAGGGGTAACCCTGGGGGCTCTCTCGGTGGCGAAAGAAAAGGCCGGCACCAAACGCCATCCCACCATCGAGGATGATGTGACCATCTATGCCGGGGCAACCATCCTGGGCGGAAAAACGGTCATCGGAAAGGGATCAACCATCGGCGGAAACGTGTGGATTACCAGCTCGGTACCCGCAGGCAGCAAAATTTACAACAAGGCCAGTGATTACATTACCATGAACAGTTTCGATTACATCCCTGACTTCCAGATCTAA
- a CDS encoding TspO/MBR family protein, translated as MAEQQTSRALLSARIWAFLAGISTILMITINVLANALPLNDLNTGELSDRLPNLFVPAGITFSIWGLIYILLIGFSVFALLRPEKTAVITPLYTLTSLLNIAWIFSWHWLQIGLSLVVMVGLLASLILIYRRLHPEPNSAIRVRVSAPEFWLVSLPFSVYLGWITVATVANITGWLVSLGVTGGSFAPLITIVVIAAVLGIGLISVLRQGDWGYSLVLIWALSGIVIKRLSQVPGNPEVGYAAGLAALVILGGMLVKTLRMRNAHDKVRAGESTPGDE; from the coding sequence ATGGCCGAACAACAGACATCTCGAGCGCTCTTATCTGCCCGAATCTGGGCATTCCTGGCGGGGATATCAACCATTCTAATGATAACCATTAATGTGTTGGCCAACGCCCTGCCCCTGAACGATCTTAATACCGGTGAGCTATCGGACAGACTACCGAATCTCTTCGTTCCCGCGGGAATAACCTTCTCTATATGGGGGTTGATTTACATCCTACTCATCGGATTTTCGGTGTTTGCCCTCCTGCGTCCGGAAAAAACAGCAGTCATCACCCCGCTGTACACCCTCACGTCCCTACTCAATATTGCATGGATTTTTTCTTGGCATTGGCTGCAAATCGGGTTGTCTCTGGTCGTTATGGTAGGGTTGTTAGCTTCGCTGATTCTCATTTACCGTAGGCTCCACCCCGAACCGAACAGCGCCATCAGGGTACGGGTGTCTGCACCGGAATTTTGGTTAGTATCCCTGCCGTTTTCTGTTTATCTGGGCTGGATTACTGTTGCAACGGTGGCGAATATCACCGGTTGGCTGGTATCCCTGGGCGTAACCGGGGGGTCCTTTGCTCCCCTCATTACCATAGTGGTAATTGCAGCGGTGTTGGGTATTGGATTGATCTCGGTTCTTCGCCAAGGTGACTGGGGCTATTCCCTGGTATTGATTTGGGCGCTCTCGGGGATAGTCATCAAACGTCTTTCCCAGGTCCCCGGCAATCCAGAGGTTGGCTATGCTGCTGGTCTTGCCGCCCTGGTCATCTTGGGAGGAATGCTCGTAAAAACCCTCCGTATGAGGAATGCCCATGACAAGGTCCGGGCCGGCGAATCCACCCCTGGGGATGAATGA
- a CDS encoding metal ABC transporter ATP-binding protein, translating to MKAHRTPRFPLKYGGNCRIALDGTSPALQIRNLSFTYPQGDSPVLQDVNLDIQPGERIALVGPNGAGKSTLLKLIVGLEALQTGSILVYGSPARICRHRVSIVPQRQSVDWRFPVTVRQAVLMGRYVHLGWFKNPTKDDYLAVDRALEQMKITSLAHRQVGELSGGQQQRVMLARTLAHDAELLLLDEPLNHVDIKTQELIFHTLEALSTQGKTAIVSTHDLGILSVHFSRALFVDRAIIADGPIEEVLTPQTIARAYGFEFHQEDPRL from the coding sequence ATGAAGGCTCATCGGACACCCAGGTTTCCCCTTAAATACGGGGGGAACTGCCGGATTGCCCTAGACGGGACAAGTCCGGCGCTTCAAATCCGAAACCTCTCCTTTACCTATCCCCAGGGTGATTCCCCGGTGCTCCAGGATGTGAATCTGGACATCCAGCCCGGGGAGCGTATCGCCCTGGTTGGCCCGAACGGGGCCGGGAAAAGTACCCTGCTAAAGCTCATTGTGGGACTTGAGGCCCTGCAAACCGGGAGCATCCTGGTCTATGGCAGCCCGGCGCGGATATGTAGGCACCGGGTGTCCATTGTGCCTCAGCGGCAGAGTGTGGACTGGCGGTTCCCGGTTACGGTGCGTCAGGCGGTGCTCATGGGCCGGTATGTTCACCTCGGATGGTTTAAAAATCCTACCAAGGACGATTATCTGGCTGTGGACCGGGCCTTGGAACAGATGAAAATTACATCTCTGGCCCACCGCCAGGTTGGGGAGCTGTCAGGGGGCCAACAGCAGCGGGTGATGCTCGCCCGCACCCTCGCCCACGATGCAGAACTCCTGTTACTGGACGAACCCCTGAACCATGTGGACATTAAAACCCAGGAACTGATCTTTCACACCCTGGAAGCCCTGTCTACCCAGGGGAAAACAGCTATAGTCAGCACCCACGATCTCGGGATCTTGAGCGTCCATTTCTCCCGGGCCCTATTCGTCGACCGGGCGATCATTGCCGATGGTCCCATCGAGGAGGTCTTGACCCCCCAGACTATCGCCCGGGCATACGGCTTTGAATTCCATCAGGAGGATCCCCGGTTATGA
- a CDS encoding metal ABC transporter substrate-binding protein, protein MIHINRRKRLHRDNTETRRSYSSTSRKTGQTARDAWAGKGICIVRGFLTVMLLFLVSQGLLWAGSQGESPSHAQETGTASHPEPGQLNPDSLDELLSRLDVISGSAKDLPVQNTRLSVVASTTILGDVVRQVAGEAADVHVIMPLGQNPHSYEPTPRELARISNAHVVFVNGFGLEEQLETLIQGVTPGPVVSVSSWINALETEDDHDREDDGEHQGEENDHEDTPDQDADDHHGVDPHVWFSPRNVMSWVDVIREVLIAADPARAQQYRNNARIYREKLAALDQEILNAIEGIPRERRLLVTGHDLFGYFARDYGFQVVGAIIPSVSDQAEPSPRLLSELVHLLEDSQVPAIFVGGTESQALQNLAQALSKETQGTVRVMPTLTGSLSPPGQPGDSYLSYVRYNIAQIVQGLR, encoded by the coding sequence ATGATACATATCAACCGACGTAAACGACTGCACCGGGACAACACAGAAACCCGGAGGTCCTATTCTTCTACGAGTAGAAAGACCGGGCAGACGGCCCGGGACGCTTGGGCAGGGAAGGGGATCTGCATTGTCCGCGGATTTTTAACGGTTATGCTCCTGTTCCTGGTAAGTCAGGGACTTCTCTGGGCTGGAAGCCAAGGGGAATCTCCCTCTCACGCCCAGGAAACCGGGACGGCCAGTCACCCAGAACCGGGGCAGCTGAATCCGGACTCGTTAGATGAATTGTTATCCCGGTTGGATGTTATTTCCGGCTCGGCCAAGGATCTTCCTGTACAGAATACCAGGCTCTCGGTGGTCGCCAGTACTACCATCCTGGGAGATGTGGTACGCCAGGTAGCGGGTGAGGCCGCGGATGTCCACGTGATTATGCCTTTGGGGCAGAATCCCCATAGCTACGAGCCTACGCCCCGGGAGCTGGCCCGGATCAGCAACGCCCATGTGGTGTTTGTCAACGGATTTGGGTTGGAAGAACAGCTGGAAACGCTTATCCAGGGGGTCACCCCGGGGCCGGTCGTTTCTGTCTCCTCCTGGATTAACGCTTTGGAGACCGAGGATGACCACGACCGCGAGGATGACGGAGAGCACCAAGGAGAAGAGAACGACCACGAGGATACACCGGACCAGGACGCAGATGATCATCACGGGGTGGATCCCCATGTGTGGTTCAGCCCGAGAAATGTGATGTCCTGGGTTGATGTCATTCGAGAGGTGCTGATAGCTGCTGATCCAGCCCGGGCCCAGCAATATAGGAATAACGCCCGGATCTACCGGGAGAAGCTGGCTGCCCTGGATCAGGAAATACTAAATGCGATAGAGGGAATCCCCCGGGAACGCCGGTTGCTGGTGACGGGGCATGATCTATTCGGGTATTTTGCCCGGGATTATGGATTCCAGGTTGTGGGAGCCATTATTCCCTCGGTGAGCGACCAGGCTGAACCCAGTCCGCGGCTGCTTTCGGAGCTGGTCCATCTCCTGGAGGATTCCCAGGTCCCCGCAATTTTCGTGGGCGGGACTGAGAGCCAGGCACTTCAAAATCTTGCCCAAGCCCTCTCCAAGGAAACCCAGGGTACGGTGCGGGTAATGCCGACCCTTACCGGATCGCTTTCGCCCCCAGGGCAACCCGGAGACAGCTATCTCTCCTACGTACGGTACAATATCGCACAAATTGTCCAGGGATTACGGTAA
- a CDS encoding GNAT family N-acetyltransferase — protein sequence MPRLIGKTIMLREYRKDDLKQINQFTLDGDVTRGLSNIFMGNHTLERTESFLQYVLTYGGNDAVFWIIAEKETGDYLGQIDVSAIDWTSGIGTLGIVIADCKNHGRGIGTQALALLLDYCFSRMGLRKVELLVFTFNRPGVACYRACGFRVEGKLREQGLRDGRWQDMYRMGVFAREFYASTAANKYRDVLPGYAPARQQNGQVLPGASESPQTYQIPQGFRISQDPGDIDTEKLYTWLSQQSYWARERTREVFQRSLEGSTMVFIVLDPGGSMAGFARVVSDGATMYWVGDLVIFPEFRAQGLGKALCQEITRHPDLTGLTGLLSTADAHGLYQRFGFEETMTTLRKAP from the coding sequence ATGCCGAGACTAATTGGAAAAACCATCATGCTCCGGGAGTACCGCAAGGACGACCTGAAACAGATCAATCAATTCACCCTGGATGGGGATGTAACCCGGGGGTTGTCAAACATTTTCATGGGAAACCATACCCTGGAGCGTACGGAATCCTTCCTGCAGTACGTATTAACCTACGGGGGCAATGATGCGGTTTTCTGGATTATCGCGGAAAAAGAAACCGGTGATTACCTTGGCCAGATTGACGTTTCAGCCATCGATTGGACCTCGGGAATTGGCACCCTCGGGATTGTCATTGCCGACTGCAAGAACCACGGCCGAGGAATCGGTACCCAAGCCCTGGCATTGTTGTTGGATTATTGTTTTAGCCGGATGGGTTTGCGGAAGGTGGAGCTCCTGGTGTTCACCTTCAACCGTCCCGGGGTAGCCTGCTACCGGGCCTGCGGATTTAGGGTGGAAGGAAAGCTCAGAGAGCAGGGTCTGAGAGACGGAAGATGGCAGGATATGTACAGGATGGGGGTGTTTGCCCGGGAGTTTTACGCCAGCACGGCAGCAAACAAATACCGGGACGTTCTTCCCGGATATGCCCCTGCCCGGCAGCAGAACGGCCAGGTTCTTCCCGGGGCATCGGAATCACCCCAAACCTACCAGATACCCCAGGGGTTCAGGATCTCCCAGGATCCAGGGGATATTGATACGGAGAAGCTCTATACCTGGTTATCTCAGCAGAGCTACTGGGCTAGGGAGCGTACCAGGGAGGTTTTCCAGAGGTCCCTGGAGGGCTCGACCATGGTTTTCATCGTGCTTGACCCCGGGGGATCCATGGCAGGATTTGCCCGGGTAGTGAGCGATGGGGCTACCATGTACTGGGTCGGTGACCTGGTGATTTTTCCGGAATTCCGGGCTCAGGGTCTAGGAAAGGCTCTCTGTCAGGAAATTACCCGGCATCCCGATCTGACGGGGCTGACGGGCCTCCTGAGTACCGCGGATGCCCACGGCCTCTACCAGCGCTTCGGGTTCGAGGAAACCATGACAACCCTGAGGAAAGCCCCATGA
- a CDS encoding metal ABC transporter permease, translating to MTSDPGVVSQIWQWLAEPFLFSFVARGLGAGILAALACAVLSAFVVWRGMAFMGDAVAHAVLPGIVLAYALGISLFWGALGAALLAVVGIGVLSRDGRLKEDTAIGVLFSGFFALGIIMLSRVTAGQDLSHILFGNILGVSQGDLIAMAIVVVLVVTAVAAFFKEILVTSFDPAHAVAIGLSPSLIRYGLLLLVALTTVVAIQTVGVVLVLALLVTPGAAASLLSKGLGRIIALSVGFALAATVVGFYASYYADIPSGASVVVVLSLEFLLAFLISILRNRGRKRKME from the coding sequence TTGACCTCTGACCCGGGTGTGGTATCCCAAATTTGGCAGTGGCTCGCTGAGCCCTTTCTGTTCTCCTTCGTGGCCCGGGGGCTTGGCGCTGGAATCCTGGCTGCCCTGGCCTGCGCGGTACTCAGTGCCTTTGTGGTGTGGCGGGGCATGGCCTTCATGGGTGATGCCGTAGCCCATGCGGTGCTTCCAGGTATCGTCCTGGCGTATGCCCTGGGGATTAGTCTCTTCTGGGGAGCCTTGGGTGCTGCCCTGCTGGCGGTGGTGGGCATAGGCGTACTGTCCCGGGATGGCCGCTTAAAGGAGGATACCGCCATCGGCGTCCTATTTTCCGGCTTCTTCGCCCTGGGTATAATCATGCTCAGCCGGGTCACCGCCGGTCAGGATCTGAGCCATATACTTTTTGGGAACATTCTGGGGGTTTCTCAGGGTGATTTGATTGCCATGGCCATCGTAGTGGTGCTGGTGGTAACCGCCGTTGCGGCCTTTTTCAAGGAGATCCTGGTAACAAGCTTCGATCCGGCCCATGCGGTGGCCATCGGACTATCACCCTCCCTCATTCGCTACGGGCTTCTTCTCCTGGTTGCCCTTACCACGGTAGTAGCCATCCAGACGGTCGGGGTTGTGCTCGTTTTGGCCCTCCTGGTAACCCCGGGAGCAGCGGCAAGTCTGTTATCCAAGGGGCTGGGCCGGATCATCGCCCTCTCCGTGGGGTTCGCCTTGGCAGCCACCGTTGTCGGGTTTTACGCTAGTTACTATGCCGATATCCCTTCAGGTGCTTCGGTGGTGGTGGTGTTGAGTCTAGAATTTCTCCTGGCTTTTCTTATCTCCATCCTCCGGAACAGGGGGCGGAAGAGGAAGATGGAGTAG
- a CDS encoding ATP-binding cassette domain-containing protein — MAVISVKDVVLRFGDEALFDGITLHIEEGDRLCLLGRNGTGKSTLLKLMAGLLEPDSGLVARSRDRVIGLLGQEIDEGFTGTCLEFCLSSEEVPDQGKEPGSPSGISSESEVESRRFLTQLGVNPEAEYRTLSGGGRRRAMTARILAKKPDILLLDEPTNHLDINSVLWLEEYLRKQVPTLILITHDRAFAKTVATRVAEIDRGQLFSFDCGYDEFLSRKQALLETEEQQRAKFDKRLAAEEAWLRRGVKARRTRDEGRVRALMAMRERYRLRRNRIGQVSMKAQEAEVSGDLVAELTAVSFAYSEQGSGETPVIENLSTTIMRGDRVGIVGPNGCGKTTLIQLILGKLKPDTGSIRLGTNLRPLYFDQMRSLINPEKTLLENLSGGDDSVVVGGRSRHINAYLQDFLFDPDRAKSPVNILSGGEQNRLMLAKLFTQPSNLLVLDEPTNDLDMETLDLLEDLLSEYQGTILLVSHDREFLDNIVTDCLVFTPDSTVEEYVGGYSDWRAQYKADDPGENAARTKEKKSPGDTRPRDRKTKRSYKEQQELASLPETIAALEQEIHQLHQVMADPEFYRREGDEVAQATARLETLQADLERRYDRWQFLEERGGD, encoded by the coding sequence GTGGCAGTAATCAGTGTAAAAGATGTGGTACTACGGTTCGGAGACGAAGCCCTGTTCGACGGGATAACCCTGCATATAGAGGAGGGTGACAGACTCTGCCTTCTCGGGCGTAACGGGACCGGAAAGTCCACCCTACTCAAACTCATGGCCGGACTGCTGGAACCGGATAGCGGGCTGGTAGCGAGGAGCCGAGACAGGGTCATCGGACTGTTAGGCCAGGAAATTGACGAGGGTTTTACGGGAACATGTCTGGAGTTCTGTCTTTCCTCTGAGGAAGTACCGGATCAGGGGAAAGAACCCGGCAGCCCGTCCGGAATCTCCTCCGAGTCGGAGGTCGAGAGCCGAAGGTTCCTGACCCAGCTGGGGGTGAACCCCGAGGCTGAGTACCGAACCCTTTCCGGAGGCGGCAGAAGACGCGCAATGACAGCCCGGATACTCGCCAAAAAACCCGATATTCTCCTCCTGGATGAACCTACAAACCACTTGGATATCAACTCAGTCCTCTGGTTGGAGGAATACCTTCGAAAACAGGTACCAACCCTTATCCTGATCACCCACGATCGAGCCTTTGCGAAGACGGTGGCAACCAGGGTTGCAGAGATTGACCGCGGTCAGCTCTTCAGCTTCGACTGCGGATACGATGAATTTCTCAGCCGCAAACAGGCCTTATTGGAAACGGAAGAACAACAGCGAGCAAAATTCGATAAACGCCTGGCCGCAGAAGAGGCATGGTTACGCCGGGGGGTTAAAGCCAGGCGAACCCGGGATGAGGGCCGGGTCCGGGCCCTCATGGCGATGCGGGAACGATACAGATTGAGACGGAACCGGATTGGCCAGGTATCCATGAAAGCCCAAGAAGCGGAGGTTTCGGGTGATTTGGTGGCCGAACTAACCGCCGTCTCCTTTGCATACTCGGAACAGGGTTCTGGGGAGACTCCGGTGATTGAAAACCTCAGCACGACCATCATGCGGGGGGACCGGGTGGGCATTGTCGGCCCCAATGGTTGCGGCAAAACCACCCTGATACAACTCATCCTAGGGAAGCTCAAACCCGATACCGGTTCCATCCGACTCGGAACGAATCTCCGGCCCCTGTATTTTGATCAAATGAGATCCCTAATCAACCCCGAGAAAACCCTTTTGGAGAACCTCAGCGGCGGGGATGACAGCGTTGTGGTAGGGGGCAGATCCCGGCATATCAATGCCTATCTGCAGGATTTTCTGTTTGATCCGGATCGGGCGAAGAGCCCGGTGAACATTCTCTCCGGCGGAGAACAGAACCGCTTGATGTTAGCAAAGCTCTTCACCCAGCCCTCAAACCTGCTGGTTTTGGATGAGCCAACCAACGATTTGGATATGGAAACCCTGGATCTCCTTGAGGATCTGCTTAGTGAATACCAGGGTACCATACTCCTGGTAAGCCATGACCGAGAGTTTCTGGACAATATCGTTACCGATTGTCTTGTCTTTACTCCGGACTCAACCGTGGAGGAGTATGTGGGGGGCTACTCAGACTGGAGAGCACAGTACAAGGCCGATGACCCGGGAGAGAATGCCGCCCGTACCAAGGAGAAAAAATCCCCAGGCGATACCCGCCCCCGGGATAGAAAAACGAAACGTAGTTACAAAGAACAACAGGAACTTGCCTCTCTACCCGAAACCATCGCCGCCCTTGAGCAGGAAATTCACCAGCTTCACCAGGTGATGGCCGACCCGGAGTTTTACCGTCGTGAGGGTGACGAGGTCGCTCAGGCAACCGCCCGGTTAGAAACCCTCCAGGCTGACTTAGAACGCCGGTATGATCGTTGGCAGTTCCTCGAGGAACGTGGAGGCGACTAG
- a CDS encoding TetR/AcrR family transcriptional regulator — protein MTKKTRPGTAREDFVAAVLTLIDNGLGFRDLNLRRVARQVGCAHTNAYNYFASWEELLWFSLKGAMEGLLCAAGLPQNPGSLSNPELLNHIRSFPGPGEKGSLFEVYVDFAYRHPGWYRLIWLDPMGGEPPEEILPLLHAPSRLFGWWLEHWMTPPYSVGTSDMSGDEHPQHPQPLAVESPKPEPAEGLPPWVLERGRILHGYMHGELANMVTGRSPELTSPGMSRILIARIMDLYTRLNTK, from the coding sequence ATGACAAAGAAGACAAGACCGGGTACCGCTCGGGAAGATTTTGTAGCTGCCGTGCTTACTCTGATTGATAACGGCCTAGGATTTCGGGATTTGAATCTCCGCAGGGTAGCGCGCCAGGTGGGATGTGCCCATACGAATGCCTATAACTACTTTGCTTCCTGGGAGGAGCTGCTTTGGTTCAGTCTCAAGGGAGCTATGGAGGGCCTCTTATGTGCTGCGGGTCTCCCGCAAAACCCTGGGTCCCTATCTAACCCGGAGCTACTGAACCATATCCGTTCCTTCCCGGGCCCCGGAGAGAAGGGGAGTCTCTTCGAGGTATATGTGGACTTTGCCTACCGCCATCCCGGATGGTACCGACTTATCTGGCTTGATCCCATGGGAGGAGAGCCGCCAGAGGAGATTTTACCCCTGCTTCATGCCCCAAGCCGGCTTTTCGGCTGGTGGCTGGAACACTGGATGACTCCCCCTTATTCGGTAGGAACCTCTGATATGTCGGGGGACGAACACCCGCAGCATCCACAACCCCTGGCAGTCGAATCACCTAAACCGGAACCTGCAGAAGGGCTTCCACCATGGGTACTAGAGCGGGGGCGGATACTCCATGGGTACATGCATGGGGAATTAGCCAATATGGTTACCGGCCGGAGCCCGGAATTAACCAGCCCGGGAATGTCCCGGATCCTGATAGCGAGAATCATGGACCTGTATACCAGGTTAAATACAAAATAG